In the genome of Streptomyces pactum, one region contains:
- a CDS encoding alpha/beta fold hydrolase, producing MSSDTALARKTLSSGTDPRPDAQVRTEELTLTFEGFSYRCRVVHQVAPHTEPLVILGGSSQNRHAWLRHEKWLAPWSTLVTVDLPGYGEADFLPARYGLDFLAAAVRHLLDALGMTRVNLLGACFGGGIALRFAQAHPERVARLAFAGMAASVPEEYARSVPRWLAMLERGERAEFATELIERFMSPLGATRVRKHAVVSRLLYQQFMGQSPEADRLSVEHIVRLMDHEWLRPSPVPAVPTLVMTGEHDSLCTPAMGRAFAAALPAATFTTIEETDHLVSVERMAEFSDLMARFYTDRPVTGLPYCTAVEFLGTAARPTAPAGPRDLAAVPGPARP from the coding sequence ATGAGCTCTGACACCGCCCTCGCCCGGAAAACCCTCTCCTCGGGCACTGATCCGAGACCCGATGCGCAGGTGCGGACGGAGGAGCTGACCCTCACCTTCGAGGGCTTCTCCTACCGCTGCCGCGTCGTCCACCAGGTCGCCCCGCACACCGAGCCGCTGGTCATCCTCGGCGGCTCCTCGCAGAACCGGCACGCCTGGCTCCGCCACGAGAAGTGGCTGGCCCCGTGGAGCACGCTGGTCACCGTGGACCTGCCCGGTTACGGCGAGGCCGATTTCCTCCCGGCCCGCTACGGACTGGACTTCCTCGCCGCGGCCGTGCGGCACCTGCTCGACGCGCTGGGCATGACCCGGGTCAACCTGCTCGGCGCCTGCTTCGGCGGCGGCATCGCGCTGCGTTTCGCCCAGGCCCACCCGGAGCGGGTGGCGCGGCTGGCCTTCGCGGGCATGGCCGCCTCGGTCCCCGAGGAGTACGCCCGCTCGGTGCCGCGCTGGCTGGCGATGCTGGAGCGCGGCGAGCGCGCGGAGTTCGCCACCGAACTGATCGAACGCTTCATGTCGCCGCTGGGCGCCACCCGGGTCCGCAAGCACGCGGTCGTCTCCCGCCTGCTCTACCAGCAGTTCATGGGGCAGTCCCCGGAGGCGGACCGGCTGTCGGTGGAGCACATCGTGCGGCTGATGGACCACGAGTGGCTGCGACCCTCCCCGGTCCCCGCGGTGCCCACCCTGGTGATGACCGGGGAACACGACTCGCTGTGCACCCCCGCCATGGGACGGGCGTTCGCCGCCGCGCTGCCGGCCGCGACGTTCACCACCATCGAGGAGACCGATCACCTGGTGTCGGTGGAGCGGATGGCGGAGTTCTCCGACCTGATGGCCCGCTTCTACACCGACCGGCCGGTCACCGGGCTGCC
- a CDS encoding ribonucleotide-diphosphate reductase subunit beta produces MSPSPSPRPKNLLDPGFELTLRPMRYPAFYEHYRNAIKNTWTVEEVDLHSDVADLAKLSPGEQHLIGRLVAFFATGDSIVANNLVLTLYKHINSPEARLYLSRQLFEEAVHVQFYLTLLDTYLPDPDARTDAFAAVENIPSIREKAQFCFRWINEVEKLDRLESRADRRRFLLNLICFAACIEGLFFYGAFAYVYWFRSRGLLHGLATGTNWVFRDESMHMDFAFQVVDTVREEEPDLFDEEMGKQVTAMLEEAVEAELQFARDLCGDGLPGMNTASMREYLQCVADQRLVRLGLPARYGSENPFSFMELQNVQELTNFFERRASAYQVAVEGSVSFDDDF; encoded by the coding sequence ATGTCCCCGTCCCCCTCCCCGCGCCCGAAGAACCTGCTCGACCCGGGGTTCGAACTCACCCTGCGGCCGATGCGGTACCCGGCCTTCTACGAGCACTACCGCAACGCGATCAAGAACACCTGGACGGTGGAGGAGGTCGATCTCCACTCCGACGTGGCCGACCTCGCCAAGCTGTCACCGGGCGAGCAGCACCTGATCGGGCGGCTGGTGGCGTTCTTCGCCACCGGCGACTCGATCGTCGCCAACAACCTGGTGCTCACCCTCTACAAGCACATCAACTCCCCGGAGGCGCGGCTGTACCTGTCGCGGCAGCTGTTCGAGGAAGCGGTGCACGTCCAGTTCTACCTGACGCTGCTGGACACCTACCTCCCCGACCCGGACGCCCGGACGGACGCGTTCGCCGCGGTGGAGAACATCCCCTCGATCCGCGAGAAGGCGCAGTTCTGCTTCCGGTGGATCAACGAGGTGGAGAAGCTGGACCGGTTGGAGTCCAGGGCCGACCGCCGCCGGTTCCTGCTCAACCTGATCTGCTTCGCCGCGTGCATCGAGGGCCTGTTCTTCTACGGCGCGTTCGCCTATGTGTACTGGTTCCGTTCGCGGGGCCTTCTGCACGGCCTGGCCACCGGCACCAACTGGGTGTTCCGCGACGAGTCGATGCACATGGACTTCGCCTTCCAGGTGGTGGACACCGTCCGGGAGGAGGAGCCGGACCTGTTCGACGAGGAGATGGGCAAGCAGGTCACCGCGATGCTGGAGGAGGCCGTCGAGGCGGAGCTGCAGTTCGCCCGGGACCTGTGCGGCGACGGGCTGCCGGGCATGAACACCGCGTCGATGCGCGAGTACCTCCAGTGCGTGGCCGACCAGCGGCTGGTACGGCTCGGGCTGCCGGCCCGCTACGGCTCGGAGAACCCCTTCTCCTTCATGGAGTTGCAGAACGTCCAGGAGCTGACCAACTTCTTCGAGCGCCGCGCCTCGGCGTACCAGGTGGCGGTGGAGGGTTCGGTCTCGTTCGACGACGACTTCTGA
- a CDS encoding ribonucleoside-diphosphate reductase subunit alpha — MTIAPADPVSAAAQDSQGPTAASDAPGTALLRTLTDLTADLPATDPGKVAAAALRGRHPGSDEAELRALATEAAAGLIAEEPEYSRLAARLLTLAIAEEAAAEGAVSFSASVATGHREGLIADDTLAFVRAHAARLDALLDATVADGADDRFGYFGLRTLHSRYLLRHPTTRRVIETPQHFLLRVACGLAEDLSERALREVCELYRLTSSLAYLPSSPTLFNSGTRHPQMSSCYLLDSPLDELDSIYERYHQVARLSKHAGGIGLSYSRIRARGSLIRGTNGHSNGIVPFLRTLDASVAAVNQGGRRKGAACVYLETWHADIEEFLELRDNTGEEARRTHNLNIAHWIPDEFMRRVEADAEWSLFSPVDVPELVDLWGEEFDAAYRRAEAEGKALRTIPARTLYARMMRTLAQTGNGWMTFKDAANRTANQTAEPGRVVHSSNLCTEILEVTDDGETAVCNLGSINLAAHLGEDGHPDWERLDATVRTAVTFLDRVVDINYYPTGQAASSNSRWRPVGLGLMGLQDVFFRLRLPFDSPGAKALSTRISERIMLAAYEASCDLAERHGPHPGWSATRTARGVLHPDHYPDAEVTWPERWAALRERMARTGMRNSLLLAIAPTATIASIAGVYECIEPQVSNLFKRETLSGEFLQVNSYLVADLKELGVWDARTREALRESNGSVQDFSWLPAELRELYRTAWEVPQRALIDMAAARTPFLDQSQSLNLFMAAPTIGKLSSMYAYAWKRGIKTTYYLRSRPATRIAQSARAAGAATPRPEQPAAAPEAEAVACSLENPESCEACQ, encoded by the coding sequence GTGACCATCGCGCCCGCCGATCCGGTTTCAGCGGCAGCCCAGGATTCCCAGGGCCCCACCGCCGCGTCCGACGCGCCCGGAACCGCCCTGCTGCGCACCCTGACCGATCTCACCGCCGACCTGCCCGCCACCGACCCCGGCAAGGTGGCCGCCGCCGCGCTGCGGGGCCGTCATCCCGGGTCGGACGAGGCGGAGTTGCGGGCGCTGGCCACCGAGGCCGCCGCCGGTCTGATCGCCGAGGAGCCGGAGTACTCCCGGCTCGCGGCCCGGCTGCTCACCCTCGCCATCGCCGAGGAGGCCGCCGCGGAGGGCGCGGTGTCCTTCTCCGCCTCGGTCGCCACCGGCCACCGCGAGGGCCTGATCGCCGACGACACCCTCGCCTTCGTCCGGGCCCACGCCGCCCGGCTGGACGCCCTGCTCGACGCGACCGTGGCCGACGGCGCCGACGACCGCTTCGGCTACTTCGGCCTGCGCACCCTGCACAGCCGGTACCTGCTGCGCCACCCCACCACCCGCCGGGTGATCGAGACCCCGCAGCACTTCCTGCTCCGGGTGGCCTGCGGACTCGCCGAGGACCTGTCCGAGCGCGCCCTGCGGGAGGTGTGCGAGCTGTACCGGCTGACCAGCTCGCTGGCGTACCTGCCCAGCTCGCCCACGCTGTTCAACTCCGGCACCCGGCACCCGCAGATGTCCTCGTGCTACCTGCTGGACTCGCCGCTGGACGAGCTGGACTCGATCTACGAGCGCTACCACCAGGTGGCCCGGCTCTCCAAGCACGCCGGCGGCATCGGCCTGTCCTACTCGCGCATCCGCGCCCGGGGCTCCCTGATCCGGGGCACCAACGGGCACTCCAACGGCATCGTGCCGTTCCTGCGCACCCTGGACGCCTCGGTCGCCGCCGTCAACCAGGGCGGCCGGCGCAAGGGCGCGGCCTGCGTCTACCTGGAGACCTGGCACGCGGACATCGAGGAGTTCCTGGAGCTGCGGGACAACACCGGTGAGGAGGCCCGCCGCACCCACAACCTGAACATCGCGCACTGGATCCCGGACGAGTTCATGCGCCGGGTGGAGGCGGACGCCGAGTGGTCGCTGTTCTCCCCGGTGGACGTGCCCGAGCTGGTCGATCTGTGGGGCGAGGAGTTCGACGCCGCGTACCGGCGGGCGGAGGCGGAGGGCAAGGCGCTGCGCACCATCCCCGCCCGGACGCTGTACGCCCGGATGATGCGCACCCTCGCCCAGACCGGCAACGGCTGGATGACGTTCAAGGACGCCGCCAACCGCACCGCCAACCAGACCGCCGAGCCCGGCCGGGTGGTGCACTCCTCCAACCTGTGCACCGAGATCCTGGAGGTCACCGACGACGGCGAGACCGCGGTGTGCAACCTGGGGTCGATCAACCTCGCCGCGCACCTGGGCGAGGACGGCCACCCGGACTGGGAGCGGCTGGACGCCACCGTGCGCACCGCCGTCACCTTCCTGGACCGGGTGGTGGACATCAACTACTACCCGACCGGGCAGGCCGCCTCCTCCAACTCCCGCTGGCGCCCGGTGGGGCTGGGGCTGATGGGGCTGCAGGACGTGTTCTTCCGGCTGCGGCTGCCCTTCGACTCCCCCGGGGCGAAGGCGCTGTCCACCCGGATCTCCGAGCGGATCATGCTCGCCGCGTACGAGGCGTCGTGCGACCTCGCCGAGCGGCACGGCCCGCACCCGGGCTGGTCCGCCACCCGCACCGCCCGCGGGGTGCTCCACCCCGACCACTACCCCGACGCCGAGGTGACCTGGCCCGAGCGGTGGGCGGCGCTGCGGGAGCGGATGGCGCGGACCGGGATGCGCAACTCGCTGCTGCTGGCCATCGCGCCGACCGCGACGATCGCCTCCATCGCCGGCGTCTACGAGTGCATCGAGCCGCAGGTGTCCAACCTCTTCAAGCGCGAGACGCTCAGCGGGGAGTTCCTCCAGGTCAACTCCTACCTGGTGGCCGACCTGAAGGAGCTGGGGGTGTGGGACGCGCGGACCCGGGAGGCGCTGCGCGAGTCCAACGGTTCGGTGCAGGACTTCTCCTGGCTGCCGGCCGAGCTGCGCGAGCTGTACCGCACCGCGTGGGAGGTCCCGCAGCGGGCGCTGATCGACATGGCCGCCGCCCGCACCCCGTTCCTCGACCAGAGCCAGTCGCTCAACCTGTTCATGGCCGCGCCCACCATCGGCAAGCTCAGCTCGATGTACGCCTACGCCTGGAAGCGCGGCATCAAGACCACCTACTACCTGCGCTCCCGTCCGGCGACCCGGATCGCGCAGTCGGCCCGTGCCGCCGGTGCCGCCACCCCCCGCCCGGAACAGCCGGCCGCGGCCCCCGAGGCCGAGGCGGTCGCCTGCTCCCTGGAGAACCCCGAGTCCTGCGAGGCATGTCAGTGA